The genomic interval CTATTAAATCTAtttcaattgaccgatttccttatatggactataactcagtaaaactTTGAATGTTAAGTTAATATTTGTCCATAAAGACTTGTGCTTGTAGACCAATGAGAACATAACTCTTCATTGATGAGGTAAACATAATTCATATCATCCAACTTCTACAGACTTGAAGGAACCAAACAAATTATTGACAGATGCCATTTTGTAATTAAAATTGAGTACACTTAAAACCCCAGTGAACCTCCATGGTAAACGAGTCAGTCAAAAGATCTACATGTGCTTTAGTGGCTGACCTTGGAGATCTTGGGGATCTTGGTGGGGTCGATTGTCCTGCTGTTCTTGGTCATAGGCACAGTGTTCCAAGTCTCGTCTCTCTGTTGCACacgctgctccctctgctgctccctttgctgttctctctgctgctgttgttgctctGGAGGACAGAGGAAACACACACAGGAAGGATAACATGTCAACAGGTTTTTAAAGACAAATCAAATAGTGCCCCAGGTTTGAGAGAATACTGTGGGGTGAGTTGACAGATGGGATAGTAGGGGAACTTTCTGACCACTGTGGGCCACTGTAGTGTCTCCGTCTGCAGGCTATGGGGAGGGAATGCCAGTGTAGCTCTAAGCCTTAGAGGATGTAGCCCATGGGCCTGGCTGACCTGGCCTTCTCTTGGTGTCCTTGGAAAGCAGCTGCTGGTGCaccttcctctgctcctcctgctcctcgaTCTTGGCCTCTTTGTGGATCTGCTCGATGGTCTTGGGGCCCTGGTCAGCTCTCCTGGACACCCAGTTGTGCTGTTGGAAAGAGCAGTGTTAGACTTGCGCAAGGAGTTCCCTCAGAGAGACAATCTGGTGTTTTTAATTACTGAACTGCGTACAACACAATTAGCCTACAGTCAAGGAGCCCCAACGGCACAGCAGTATTTTGTTGATGGCTATGCATGCAGAATTTTTTATTCTATGCTCAAATCTAACTGATTACAGTCTGTTGTTTTCTTCCTCAGAGTGAATTACTGGTCTGCTCAGGGAGCCCGTGTGAAGAACTGAAAATTAGAATTTGTTTTCTCCTATTTattgtaatacattttttttttttttttaccctcacTGGTGGGCTGAGCTGCACAGACAGCACACAACCACAAGGCTTGagtatgcgcacacacacacacacacacacacacacacacacacacacacacacactcaccaatcGGAGGTCTATCACGTCCTGCAGCATAAACCGTATCCGAGACGATGTCTTCCGTTCCTTAACAATTTTCTCCATCTGATTGAAATACTGATCCATGCGAGGCTAtgacaagaaagagagagataaagggtcATTGCAAAGTGATGTATGAATACAATATTCTCACTATTCACTCCAGTGGACAGCCAGACACTCATGTCATTTCATTCCACTCCATTTTAcaattcagtgtgatatagtaTTGCCTCAAAGTAAACTGAGCAGTTTGGGAGCAGGTACAACAAAAGCCTTTTTTCTTAGCCTATAAAACACAGACTACTAAATGTGATTTCCTGTCTCAGTGTTAAATGTGCCAGATATACACCATTACAGCATTTGTAAATATGAGGACCACAGAGAGTCTTAAAACTCTGGTAGAGCCCAAAGAGGGTGAACACTGGTACGTGTGTAGGAGTCTTTCCTTTGGCCAGCAGCAGGTTAAAACAGGTCAGACAACAGCAGGCGTGTGAGCAGTGAGATGTCTCCTCACCAACGTCCCGCCAGGCCTCAGGGGCTTCCACATACGACCAGCTGGAAGTCATTTAAGCTCCCTCCCCATGGCTCACCTTGGCCTTCTCAAAGTCCAGGTCCTTGCCGATGGTGGTGAGCAGCCTGCAAAGGCACTCCAGCGATTCCTCGTCATGGTTCTTCAGCAGCTTGACCACGCAGTCGTGCATGATGGCCTCTGTCAGCATCTTGAGCTTGAACAGCTCCCCGATGAACTTGATGTTCCCTATGGAGCGCCGGCGGGCCTTGTCCTTGGCCTCCTCCAGCTCTAACCGTAGTCTCTCTTGATCACTGGACTAGAGAGGAAATGGAGAGTAGATTGTCAGAACTAAGTAACTAGCAACAGCTAACAATGAGCCCCCACTAACTCTCCACAATACATCAGTCCCATACAATTCTCTCCTCTATATTCCCCTACTACAAGGTGACAGACAGATTAGTGAtctgggtagtgtgtgtgtgtgtggggtttagGTACCTGTGCAGAGTCAAGTTCCTTCTGTTTCCTTTCAAACACCACGTCATCCACCTTGTCCCGCTCAAACTCCTTCTGACAACGGTTGAGCAGCAGTTTGCGGAAGTTCACTGTGGTTCCGGGTTTGTCCGTCATGGGCACTTTGAGCTGGAGAATAACAGAGGTAACAAGCTATTTGGTTAGAGGTACAGAGATATAGGGGAAAGAGCAGAGTAAAGAAAAACTGAGAATTGAATGGGAGATGAGGTCTAGAAAGAGTGAAAGGGGGCAGAAATATACCGTTAGGGACATTTTGCTGAATGTTTATGGGGCTTAAGAGGCCCCATGTACAGTTTATATTTTGATGTTGACTAGCAGCATTCAGAGGAACCACAGATAATCATGTCTGAACAATAGTGAGCTGAGCTTAACATACCGTGGTGAGGCAGCGACACATGTTCCCGTAGGCCACAGAGAAGCCGGGCTCGTCGATGGCCTTCTCAAAGACCAGGTCGATGACGCCCTTGAGGCGCTCCTCCGTGTCGATGGTGAGGTCCGTCACCTGCTTCATCAGCTGGTTGAACATCTGAGGCGTCAGTTTGTTGAGGATACTGCGCACCTTCCGGAAGAGCTCCTGGCAGGGCAACAACATCATCATAATTTATTGATGTAAGAATTCACTCACTTCATTTGATCTTCGGTCTCTTGACAACTCCTTGGTCACAATATCTCTTTCCCGTGTGGAGTCACTGCTGAAGAAACTCAACATCTTGTGGTTGAGTAGGGTGTGCGTTTTTGATTtgactgtgtgggtgtgtctgggtGTAAGATGAAAGGTTTGGCTCCTACCTGTGTTATAATGACCTCAGGGTCATCTGATGGCCCCGCCCTCTTCATGCCGGGTTTCCAGGCATTCTCAGCCTTCTTCAGTTGCACCTCTTCATTCGCCGACACGTTCAGGATAATCTTCCTGGGCGGGGGCCGCCGGGCACCACTCCCCATGTTCATCATCTGCTGGAGAGTGGAGAACAACATGTCACTTCTACAGCTCGccaccaacaccacacacatcaccAAGACTTGTTTGCTGAAGTCTAATTCACAActtcccttgaatgagtatgacTTAGGGAAATTAGTAATCCCTAGTAAACAAACGAGATGCAAATAATTCCCCATGATTCATTTATCTCACTATGATACCAGCCCAGCGATGATGTTGTTCATTACTATACCAGAAGAAAtattctgtgagtgtgtgtgcgagcgacagccagagagagagcgcgagtcaGTGAGCGAGAGAGAAGTAACAAAAAGAAGAGACATTATTTGAGAAAGAGATTGGTGTTTGTGTCGGGCGGAGGGGTAGTAATTACGTGAGCCTGGGAGTGAGTGTGACTCACTGCAGCTCCGCCGCGTCCTCCACTCATCTGTCTGCCAAAGTCAGCAAAGGCCGGTGTGAAGTCAGGGCCTCGGGAGATCACCCTGGATTCTACCGCCCGGGTTGGCAGCTTGTTTTGGTTTATCTgcagagacacacagggagagagcgcGATGGACAGTGAGACAGCTGACCAGCAGGGGGAGCAGTGATCCTTTAACACTGTGGGCCTAGCCATATGGGGAGAGCAGTGGCTGTGGCCTGGTCCAGAAACAACACCCTACTAGCCCTGATTCCCTAAGCACTTCTGGAGATCTGAAAGGACGATAGGTATAATCAATATGGTGAAAGTTTTACCAAGCCTATCAGGGGGTACTACCATATTGCGTAGATCTATCACCTCCTTTCAGATCTACATGAAGTGCCTGAGGTAGGGGCTGGAATCGGGCCTACCACTGGGGCAAAAGAGACAGGTCAGACCCAGCTACTTTCAGGTCCATCCACTGTTGTCCACTGAGAGGTGGTGGATTCCCAATCCTAGTCTTAGTTCGCCACTGTGTATGCTGTTTTATGTGTATCAGCTATGCATTTGATAAATTCTGTTTAACAAATTTGGTGACTGGCGCAGTGAGTGAAGTCAGAACCACATGTGGAAGGAGGACTGAAGGGAACATTGTGAGGGAAGGGGGAGAACAACTCCAGCGCTCTCAGCTGTCATTGACTTCCCTTAGTACTCTCCTCCAGTGAACATTTTCTCAGGGAGAAAAATATGACTCCCAGGGACTGTACATCAATCGTTGCCAGTCTATTGCTCCTTTTCTGGGGCTGAATTATCAACACTGCCAAGTGTGACATAATAGCTATGTGATTTTAAACAAAACAGGATGTCTATGGGCTAGCCGCTATTGGCTCGGTCAGAGTGCAGCAGAGGGAGATGAACTTACCAGAAGCATATCATTTCATAATGAATAGTTAAAAAAATGACATTGGGCCATGTATTTACTAAAGGGATCAAATAAAGCTACCCACACCGTTTGCTCCATACAAATAACCCCTTCACTTGAGAGCTTTTTTCAAAAGCAACTTACTTTGCTAACATCTTACACTATCCATTTATAGTCCTGAATATTTTTTGTGGGGTTTAGGGCCTTGCTCACAGCTAACTCATTCTGACCACTAGGTTGAAGCTCTGCTCAGCCCACTCTTCACACACCTTGTCCAGCACAACGTCACTGATCTGAGGCAGCCCATCTGGCTTCTGTGTACAGGCAGCCATGAACTGAAAGCCCAGCAGGAAGTCCCGTTTGTACTGACGCTTCCCATTAGTCTCCAGATCTGAGGAAACAACAAGATAGAGGTGAGGAAAACAGCCCTGCTCATCTCATACTGTGCAAAGGTTGTATGACTGTTGATAGTGAAAACTAAGCGAGAGACACTACTGAATAATAACCACCCCCTACCTTCATGGAAGAGGTCTGGGGGTGCTCCAGTGGAGCCCTCATTGTCCCCAGGGGTGGCCCCGCTGTCACTGCTCTCCGTCTCCGAGGTGTGTCCTGCTCCGTTCCTCATGGGCTCAGCCTCCCCGTTTTCCTCAGGGGCTGGgggcctctcctctgcctccaggGCTGAGGGtgctgttgagggagggggagaggtgctGCAGCTCCTGGCGGGTGGCAGGGCCTGGTCTCCAGCAGCCTCTTCCAAAGGCTTGAGCTCCTCCTGGGGGATGGAGGGGAAGCAGAGGGGGTGAGATAGAGGGACAGAGCTGCCTTCACAGAGTCGGATGGGAACACTGATCATGATGGATAACTCCTTGCCAACGTACTCTGACGATAACACCATTTCAAGTCATTCATGTCTGTGTTCCACCGCCACACATGTGGAAACATTTTCCATTTgaactattccccatataatCGCTCTCCGTCTACTCTGTTTatgcttcccctcctcctcccccgcaATGAGTGAATAAGAAGGGTTCTTGCTTACCTCAGTCTCCCTCTGTTGGGCATCTCCAACAGGACTCTCTTCATTTGGTTTCTTCCAGGTCTTTGGTGCATCAGGAGCAGTCTGACATCCTGCAGCGAAAACAACAGCAAAGACATTTTAAAGTCGGCTATAGGCTAACGATTTACCCAAAATTGCACCCACTAAAAATCTATGACTAGATACTTTTACTAGCGGAAAATAGTGGCCTTCCTCTCAGAATAATCATGGTCACTCCAATCACTCCAGCTGTTAGTGTAAGCACTGTGATGAGCTCAGCACTGATCCTGTTTGAAACAGATTCTATAAACGTGGACAGTCTTAGTTGTGTCCAGCAGCAACATTTAACAGTTTATATATAGTATACACACAGGCATCCATGTGACATTCACACGGTCATCTGTACCCATGGTTATGTACATACCTGTAGTGGGACTCTTTCTGGAAAGGGCTTGTAGCTGTGGTTCAGGCTTGTTGTCTGGTGTTATGAATGCCTCTGTCCCTGCTTTGAGAGGGACGTCTTTAGTGTCGGCGGGCTTGCTGGCCTCCGCTGTGGCCTGCACTAGTGGTGGAAGGCCAGGGGGAGGTGCTGGAAAAGCAGGCGCAGGTTTGGAGGTCAGAGTGACTGGCACTACAGCGATGGGTGCGATAGAGTCCGTGACAGCAGGGGGGATCTCTGCTCTCACCTCACTGGGCACAGCCTCACTACAGTCTTCTCTGGAGGCCGGGGTTGAAGCCTGGGGctggggtggggagggagaggaatCTAGGGGGGAGGGCTCCTGGGCCTGGGTGTCCAGCTCAGCCCCAGTGTCAGCATGGCCATTCAAAGCTTTTGGGGTTAGGGTGGGGGAAGCAGCCAGGGTGTGTGGGGCTTCTGGAAGAGGCTCCACTGTGTTTGGGATCTGGGAATGAGTCGTGGGAGGCAGGGTCTTGGGCTCAGCTGCAGAGGGAGTGGGAGTAGCAGGCTCCACTGCAGAGGGCTGCTCAATGGGGTTGGGGCTGGCAACAGGACGAGGGGCAGGGATGGGCGCCACCATCACTGGGGCAGGAGAGGGAAGCTCTGTTTCTACAGGGGGAGATGGGGCAGTTACAGGTGCACTGGCCTCTCGCCACGCCATAGAAGGTTCTGGTTGTCCAATCCCGGGAGAGGAAGGCTTCCGGATAACCTGCTCCAATTTTGGCTTATCATATACTGGAAAAGCGAAGAGATAACACTGACATTAAACACAAAAGAGAAAATTATTTGTGCTCTCTTTACTGAGTCAACGTCTTGCTCAGGCCTCTGCTCTCAGAGCAGAGATGTATTGTgcctggagggtggaggggtgaggGTCAGACCTGGCCCTGGTTTGCTGTCTGCAGCCCCAGGCGTGGGCTGCTGCTGCTTGGAGGGCTCCAGGCTGTAGGCTGGGTGGGCCTGGCCTTGGCCCTGCTCCGGAGTCTGGCTGCCGCtcgactgctgctgctgctgcgatTTGAGGTAGAAAATGTGAGGATAATGAGGGTGCGGCCATAAAAACTAGCAACATGGAAAGACAGCCAAATAAGCACAAACGAGCACAAAAATAGATTTAAGCGGAAACAAGGAAACCAGTGGGTATGGTTAGAAATATTGGCAACGGAAAAGACGGGGGAAGACAAGAAGAGACGGCAGCCAAGGAAAGCAGGCAAGAGGGGAAAAAAGGAGGAGATGAAGACGCAAAACAATAAAGAGTGCAAGAGTAGGAGAGAATGATAGGGAAACGGAGGCACATAAGGTAAAACAAAGCAACAAAAAAAGGGAGTGTAAAAAGgacaagacagaaagagaggaaagacACACTGTTAACGTCCAAGGAGAGGACAAGGAGGAAGTGTCACAACAAAAGACTTCCCTCCACAAAATCCAGAACAAGAATTGTCAATTAAGATGATTGCCCTTTTCTATTAGAATGCATTCAGCAATGACTCCTTTTGTTTGAATAAATAAGAAAATCTTATTTCTGGATTCTTCATAGAGGGACAAAAAGCAGAAACGACATGTTCCATAACAACATTTACTGtactagaagagagggaggagatacaCTGATACATGTAGGTAGGTACTAGTAGGTATAGATGTGTAAGCCATAGATCTGTGTGTCCAAGATTAACATGATAACCAACTATGACCAATGAAATACAGTGTGTTAGGTCACTGTTGTAAAATAGCCATGGTGTCCTGTTACTCAAATTGAATAGCAAAGATTGTGAACCTAAGGCCAACCTAAGGCCAGGTGTTAGGTGCAGATCAGTGGGTCAGGGACAGTGGCTGAAGTCTATGTGGCTGGCTGTGTCTAATGCAGTATGGCAGAGAATGGATTAGACACAGACTGAGGAAAATGTTTCTGGTCTGGTGCATGGCTCTCTGTATGTCGTGGTGTCAAAGCCCTGGTGGCCTGGCCTAATTGCCCGCTCCTTCCTAACACCCAGCAGTTTGCCCTAAGCACAGGTTTTACACAGCCATGGATGAGAGGCTAATAGCTCAGCTCAGtgggtcagtgtgtgtatgtgtgtaagtgaGTGAGAGAGCATTAAGCCTAAGAGCAGGTAGCATGAGAGTAGATGTGTACTTACCTGcggaggggtgggggtggaggagggtCGTCCGACAGGGGGAGTTGGATTCCGGCTCCCTGTGCCCCCTGCCATGATCTCCTCTGTGATGTCCCTGCCTCCCTGATTGGGGTCACGGATACGGATCTGGGAGGACAATGACACAAAAGGAACGCCGTCTCACTAAAGCACCAGTGTCTCAGAGCAACCCTCCCCCAGCCATTTAAAACAGTGGAGCGTGTAATGTACAGGAGTACTGACTGAGTCTAAAGAAGCATTAATATATCTGTGACCAAACGTTTCAGACATTCTTATTAATCTTGTGCAAATGGAGAGAAAAAGCTTAACACTTGACTTTTTACGATATCTCATATTTCAGTAAAGGCATTTAAAAGGGTTTCTGGAAAGATAATGTATTTTCATGTGGGTCATCAAACTGAACAGCAAAATATATCCCCCGACTCCGGAATGAAGCCATTTTTAAAGTCATCACCCTTCCTTCCTTGACTTTTCAAAAATAAGTATATTTAACACACGTATGTTAGAATTTCGATATCACAAACATAATTTGTCTATTAAGCAGCTTTATGAAGCCATTTTCCCCCTCATTCATCGCCAGTCAGCCTGCGCAGCTGATGGCACATCAAACTACagttaactgccaaaataaagaaaacaccaaCAAAAGTGTCTTAATTAACAGCCactagaacagcttcaatgcaccttggcatagattctacaagtgtcgggaactctattggagggatgcaacaccattcttgCGTGAGAAATTcgataatttggtgttttgttgaaagTGGTGGAAAACGCAGTCCcagccactgctccagaatctcccataagtgttcaatccTCCAACTGTCACATGCAGGTAAGACGTATTGATTTATATAAAATGTGCAACCCAAgcagggatggtgttagacgggtgatgagctgtgcctggttttctccagacatagagcattgcattcagaccaaagagttacatttttgtctcatcagaccacagaatgtTTGCTACTCtgccataaagcccagattggtgaagtgctgtagagactgttgtccttctggcaggttctcccatctcagccaatgaACTCtatagttctgtcagagtggtcattgggttcttggtcacctccctgatcaaggtccttcttgccaggttgctcagtttggtcggacggccagctctaggtagaGTATGGGTAGTTACACTTTTTGTTCATTTCCCAATGAttgagaccactgtgctcttggaaactttcaacacgcTCAAAATGGTTTTACACCCTTCCCGAGATATGCCTCATGTCAATTCTCTCTCCCAAATCTACGAACAGTTCCTTGggcttcatggtatagtttctgctctgacatgcactgtcaactgtggtaccttatatAGCCAGGGGGGTTTCTCTCTAAATCGTGTCCAAACAGTTGAATTGGCCATATGGGCTCAAAATGGGGTCCCTTGAAACAAGCCCAGCTTTCTGGTGTTAAAGAGCTAGATTAAGGCCTGGCATATATTAAGGATAAGGCGcccaagtggcacagcagtctaaggcactgcaacttagtactacagtccctggttcgaatccaggctgaatcacatccggccgcgattgggagtcccatagggaggcacacaattggcccagcgtcgtccgggtttggccagggtaggccatcactgtaaataagaatttgttcttaaccgacttgcctagttaaataaaactatGAAGATAAACCCTGCTTCTACACAGAAAAACTATACTGGCAGCCTAGATCTAAATTAACCCATGTCATCCCTCATATACCTTCTCTGTAAAATAAATATTCTGTTTCAAAATGCAAGTTAAAAGGGCTGATGGATCCAGATATGTCTCTTCATCAGGGATCATTTTTCATATCCTCTCACAGAATGCATGTGGAAACAGAAGATGTGGTGCCTAACTGAGCACAGATGGCCTACGCTAGTGTGTGTATCCGTATGTGTAATGCTTACATACATAGGGAGCGTGTGATGTCTGTGTTGAGATGGCAGGTTGCTGAGATACTCACTGGTTTTTTCTCACGCTTGGCTGGTGGAGGTTGCTGCGGTGTAGGCACTATGATggggggtgagggggggtacACCTGCTGTCCTGGATAGAATTGAGGTCCGGGAGCTGTGTCAGGAAGGAGGAAGAAAAGCTGAGTATAGTGTGTGTCACTCGCTGTGTGTGTAGCTGAGGAACAAACTGAGTTGATGGGGTCTGTACAAGAAGATAATTGCACTAGAAAGGACAGATGTGTGCTTTGTGGAGTGAGACAGCTATTTTAAATCAGActggtggggtgtgtgtgagatatacacacacacacacacacacacacacacacatatatatatgtgtgtatgtgtgtgtgtgtgtgcttggcggAGACTCACCATACTGAGCAGGGTACTCCCCCGGCCCAGGGCCAGGATAGAATGTGCCAGACCCAGGCGGCTGCACTGAAAACGGCTGGGGCGGCCCCACATAGGGCGTACTGTGGCGATACTgtagagggagaaatggagggcaTAGAAGAATGGGTTAAAAGCCGCGTGGGGGAATAGGTAGAGGAATGCCTACTGGAgagcagcagcagcctggtcagtCAGTCCCACCTGTGGGATGTAGTACTGGGCAGCCtgtggggaggggaagggcatgGGGGCCATCATCATCATGGTGGGCTGGTTGGGGGGGTATACCGCCGCTGTGGGGTTCTGAGAGCCGGGCCGCAGAGATGGAGCGTTGGTGGGGATGGTTGGCCGCGCTGTCTGCATCTGAGCCCTCTGGAAAAACTGAGAggcgagagacacacacacagagaccgatATTACATGTGCGAGAACTTAGTCCCAGAGAAGCAAGAGAGGATCCACAACTTTCCCAACAGCAGTCTCATCATGCGTGTCCTGTGCAGTCTCTCATTTCAGCTTTGTGGACTCAGGGGCTCAGAGAGATGAAGCCAAGGAGAcctcagagacagagagcattATCTCTGAGGACCAGGTGTATGGCACTTCCACTTCAGCACACATTTCCCCAAGCAGCATAAACAAACCCACAGGACACGGGCCTGCAGGGTGAGTACTGACTCCTCCAGCTGGGTTGCCTCTGCCCTGATCAGAGAGAGATCAAGGTTGTGAAAGGTCTCAGAACACAGCGGTCTACCAGCGGCCTCCGCCTCCCAACCTGCTGTGGTGTTACAACAGGGCTTAGAGAGCACGGTTCCATGCTGCCAGAGTCAACCACCAACCAGCGCACAGCAACACCCTGTACCTACCACACATACTGTTACACGCCACACACGCTGACCTTATATGCAGCCACATTAGTTTACAATGCAGTATCCACAACTTTGAAATTTGCATAAATTGTTCATCTTCATGCTATATAGCAGCGGTTCCCAAACTATGGGTCACTAGTAAttgtgtctccctctgccatatggacacattgtaTCATATACAGAAAGAAAATGGCAGCAAAAGAGATCCACAAAGACATACTGCAGTAACTTTGATTGTAAAGTACATCAAACCACATCGACTGCGTGCACGCCTGTTCGCAAACTGTGTGGAGAtatgggatcagagcatgacaactTGCTATTTCACACCGAGGCCTGGTGGTTATCAACGGGGAGAATATTGGAAAGATTTTTAGAAATGAGAAACGAActggatgtaaaaaaaaacagactTGACTTGCCGATGTAACAGACATAGGCTATTTTGAGAACGGAATGCAAGCATGCAGGGGAAATACAAAAATGTTCTACagattttttacatgtattttttatttatctgttattttaccaggtaagttgactgagaacacgttctcatttgcagcaacgacctggggaatagttacaggggagaggagggggatgaatgagccaattgtaaactggggatgattaggtgactgtGATGGTTGAGGGCCAAGGTGTATGTGTATTCAGAGGAAATATTTCTTATACATACGCGAAACCATGCCCCCTTTCCTTGGCTGTGGAAGTTTCTAACAGACAACAGCAGAAGTGAGTGTCCCACAGGAGTGGCGACTGCTCACCTCCAACGCTTTGAAGAGCACTTTGGGACCTACTTCCCGGACTTGGACATGACATTTGACTGGGTGCAAAATCCgtttgactgtgatcctggctcagttgGCATGCCAGCAAGTGAAATCACAGCTGATTGAGCTGTCATGTGACTGAATGCTGCAGACAACGCATTCACAGGTCATTATGGAGGAGTTTTGGTTCCTGACTCAAAGGGAATACCTTGCCATTTCCCCCCGAGCATTAAAACTCATGTTACCCATCGCCAGCTCATATCTGCGTGAAGCTGGATTCTGTGATCTCGTCTGAATTAAAACCAAATATTGATCCAGGTTGGACGTGACAGCAGATATGAGGTGCGCACTGTCGACCACGTACACCGACGTGACATGCATCaagcacacccatctcattagtggtggtgaaaTAAGAGAATCAGAAATTATGTCAGACTGATTTGCAATTGACTGCCATAGCCAGCCATGGTTGGTGTCATGAGTATTTTCAAATTGGGTCATGGGCCAAAAAAGTTTGGTAACTCCTGCTACATAGCTAATGTAGACATAACTGGGGCCACAATGTAATATAAGGCTGTTTTGTGTTGTTCTGTTAAATGAGGTGAGGTTTTATTAACAATGTGGAAACAGAGCTCTTCTTCATGCGTCATAAAACACAGAATCAACATTTTTTTTCTCATGACTGCAGAAGTTATGTTTGCAGGAAACTAAATATCACAATCAATGGGCTGCTCAGTGCTGCCAAGCTTTTTCTGGGGAGCTCATAAAATGTTATGCAGCAATCAATGTACTCCAAGCAAGATGAAAGACTCCACACAACAGCTGTGGCCTACATCCTAATGACTAGAGCTCAAGGTTACCACAACCAGTTGACTCAGGTTCAATAATTCTTCAGCGATCAGATACCCTGAAGTATACACAATCGTTCTTTAAAATGCAGCTCCTTTCATAAAAATTAAACACTTTTGGAAAGAAGAAGTTAACAGTTCTAATATTCTGCATGCTGTTCATCTAAACTAAGCAAACATGGGAGACTAAGAATGGGGAAGAAGAATGAAGGGAAATGATTGAATGATTACAAAAAGACGTAGGAGAAAATGAGTGAGTGTGGTGTTCAGGCAGTATTATATTGTTAtgttgggggggagagagaggggttttcTACTGAGCATACTTTAGTTAAGATGATGGCCACTGGAGGGCTCGGGGGTTAGAGGTTAAAGGTAAGGG from Salvelinus fontinalis isolate EN_2023a chromosome 18, ASM2944872v1, whole genome shotgun sequence carries:
- the LOC129815154 gene encoding eukaryotic translation initiation factor 4 gamma 3-like isoform X8; protein product: MSLPTKIVPKPATVAVSGPGTVPSPSSQLRATLTSVSLPPGAPGAPQSNAVPPPQIFLNMTRPRIPRVQPSLDDRIFPTQPGVTAVYSVPRHPGPPYTAHDITKGHPNLAGTPPGHAHSPALSQVSVPTASPYRYPKGWEAGGGSPYTTGQNAGSTPLVYSPQTQQMNAQPQSRPSSMPSPSPSPPVIWNHQFATGPRPTHHQGGFRPIQFFQRAQMQTARPTIPTNAPSLRPGSQNPTAAVYPPNQPTMMMMAPMPFPSPQAAQYYIPQYRHSTPYVGPPQPFSVQPPGSGTFYPGPGPGEYPAQYAPGPQFYPGQQVYPPSPPIIVPTPQQPPPAKREKKPSSQIRIRDPNQGGRDITEEIMAGGTGSRNPTPPVGRPSSTPTPPQFLWPHPHYPHIFYLKSQQQQQSSGSQTPEQGQGQAHPAYSLEPSKQQQPTPGAADSKPGPVYDKPKLEQVIRKPSSPGIGQPEPSMAWREASAPVTAPSPPVETELPSPAPVMVAPIPAPRPVASPNPIEQPSAVEPATPTPSAAEPKTLPPTTHSQIPNTVEPLPEAPHTLAASPTLTPKALNGHADTGAELDTQAQEPSPLDSSPSPPQPQASTPASREDCSEAVPSEVRAEIPPAVTDSIAPIAVVPVTLTSKPAPAFPAPPPGLPPLVQATAEASKPADTKDVPLKAGTEAFITPDNKPEPQLQALSRKSPTTGCQTAPDAPKTWKKPNEESPVGDAQQRETEEELKPLEEAAGDQALPPARSCSTSPPPSTAPSALEAEERPPAPEENGEAEPMRNGAGHTSETESSDSGATPGDNEGSTGAPPDLFHEDLETNGKRQYKRDFLLGFQFMAACTQKPDGLPQISDVVLDKINQNKLPTRAVESRVISRGPDFTPAFADFGRQMSGGRGGAAMMNMGSGARRPPPRKIILNVSANEEVQLKKAENAWKPGMKRAGPSDDPEVIITQELFRKVRSILNKLTPQMFNQLMKQVTDLTIDTEERLKGVIDLVFEKAIDEPGFSVAYGNMCRCLTTLKVPMTDKPGTTVNFRKLLLNRCQKEFERDKVDDVVFERKQKELDSAQSSDQERLRLELEEAKDKARRRSIGNIKFIGELFKLKMLTEAIMHDCVVKLLKNHDEESLECLCRLLTTIGKDLDFEKAKPRMDQYFNQMEKIVKERKTSSRIRFMLQDVIDLRLHNWVSRRADQGPKTIEQIHKEAKIEEQEEQRKVHQQLLSKDTKRRPEQQQQQREQQREQQREQRVQQRDETWNTVPMTKNSRTIDPTKIPKISKPQMDEKIQLGPRASLNWMKGSSGGAKASDSELSRSGGGGASLNRYSALQSTQSHQTTPPAQNLEYDTKRTLGSRSSAGRERSEKPLSPAPSRPGSFVRGGSAKELPESPAQSPEEPRRELESPRRPSVSEDKTEPERSSAREPVKAEPVVAQSPDRPALSEEEMERKSRAIIDEFLHINDYKEAVQCVDELDMSSQLHVFVRVGVESTLERSQITRDHMGKLLFQLVQQDILAKPQFFKGFADTLELADDMAIDIPHIWLYLAELLSPVLRDRGFSMRELFSELSKPLLPVGRAGILFSEILHILCKQMSHRKVGTLWRESGLSWSDFLPEGEDVQDFISEQKLQFTEADCSSHEAALATTALSLVVLNQQLERLLLEDMASDEQIFDWVEANLDESQMSSSPFLRALMTAVCKAAVKDESASCRVDVAIIQRRLPVLLKYLNSDTERQLQALYALQALIVTLDQPPNLLRMFFDCLYDEDVISEDAFYKWETSKDPAEELGKGVALKSVTAFFTWLREAEEESEDN